The following coding sequences lie in one Populus nigra chromosome 15, ddPopNigr1.1, whole genome shotgun sequence genomic window:
- the LOC133673871 gene encoding villin-4-like, whose protein sequence is MAVSMRDLDSAFQGAGQKAGLEIWRIENFRPVPVPKSSHGKFFTGDSYVILQTTALKSGSLRHDIHYWLGKDTSQDEAGAAAIKTVELDAALGGRAVQYREVQGHETEKFLSYFKPCIIPQEGGVASGFKQAEAMEHQTHLFVCRGKHVVHVNEVPFARSSLNHDDIFILDTKSKIFQFNGSNSSIQERAKALEVVQYIKDTYHDGKCEVAAVEDGKLMADAETGEFWGFFGGFAPLPRKTTSDEDKTDVSFPTKLFHVEKGQAEPVEADSLTRELLDTNKCYILDCGVEVFVWMGRNTSLDERKSASGAAEELVRAAERPNSRIARVIEGFETVMFRSKFESWPQTTNVTVSEDGRGKVAALLRRQGVNVNGLLKTAPVKEEPQPYIDVTGNLQVWSVNDQEKILIPAANQSKFYSGGCYIFQYSYPGEDREEYLIGTWFGKKSVEEERASAISLASKMVESLKFLPAQARIFEGNEPIQFFSIFQSFIVFKGGHSSGYKKYIAENELPDETCKEDGVALFRVQGSGPDNMQAIQVEPVASSLNSSYCYILHNDSSVFTWSGNLTTSEDQELIERQLDLIKPNMQSKPQKEGSESEQFWDLLGGKSEYPSQKLAREAESDPHLFSCIFSKGNLKVSEIYNFTQDDLMTEDIFILDTHSEIFVWVGQQVDSKSKLQALSIGEKFLEHDFLLKKSSGETPIYIVMEGSEPPFFTRFFTWDSAKSSMHGNSFQRKLAIVKNGGTPLLDKPKRRTPVSYGGRSSVPDKSQRSRSMSFSPDRVRVRGRSPAFNALAANFENPNARNLSTPPPVVRKVYPKSVSPDSAKLASKSAAIAALTASFEQPPPARQVIMPRSVKVSPETPKSTPESNSKEKPISIRIESLTIQEDVKEGEAEDEEGLPIYPYERLKVDSPNPVTEIDVTKRETYLSAAEFREKFGMAKDAFYKLPKWKQNKLKMALQLF, encoded by the exons ATGGCTGTTTCCATGAGAGATTTAGACTCGGCCTTTCAGGGAGCTGGACAAAAGGC TGGACTTGAAATATGGCGGATTGAAAACTTTCGTCCTGTTCCTGTGCCGAAGTCTTCTCATGGAAAATTTTTTACTGGGGACTCCTATGTAATTTTACAG ACAACTGCACTAAAAAGTGGTTCCTTACGTCATGATATTCATTATTGGCTAGGTAAAGATACCTCTCAG GATGAAGCAGGTGCTGCTGCCATTAAAACAGTTGAACTAGATGCTGCTCTTGGAGGCCGTGCTGTGCAGTATCGTGAAGTACAGGGACATGAAACTGAGAAgttcttatcttattttaaaCCATGTATTATACCTCAAGAAGGTGGAGTCGCATCTGGATTCAAACAAGCTGAGGCCATGGAACACCAGACACACTTGTTTGTTTGTAGAGGAAAACACGTTGTCCATGTGAACGAG GTTCCTTTTGCTCGATCCTCACTCAACCACgatgatatttttattcttgatacaAAGTcaaaaatttttcaatttaatggcTCCAACTCATCCATTCAAGAGAGAGCTAAAGCTTTAGAGGTGGTTCAGTACATCAAAGATACTTATCATGATGGAAAATGTGAGGTGGCTGCTGTTG AGGATGGAAAATTGATGGCTGATGCTGAAACTGGAGAGTTCTGGGGTTTCTTTGGTGGCTTTGCTCCacttccaaggaaaacaactaGTGATGAGGATAAGACTGATGTTTCTTTTCCTACTAAGCTGTTTCA TGTTGAGAAGGGACAGGCAGAACCTGTTGAAGCTGATTCTTTGACAAGGGAGTTGCTGGACACCAATAAGTGTTACATTCTAGATTGTGGAGTTGAAGTCTTTGTATGGATGGGGAGAAATACTTCTCTTGATGAAAGGAAAAGTGCCAGCGGAGCAGCGGAA GAGTTAGTCCGTGCTGCTGAACGTCCAAATTCCCGCATTGCTCGTGTAATTGAGGGGTTTGAGACGGTGATGTTTAGATCAAAATTTGAATCGTGGCCTCAGACAACTAACGTGACTGTGTCTGAGGATGGTAGAGGAAAAGTTGCGG CACTTTTAAGACGCCAGGGGGTTAATGTCAATGGTCTGTTGAAAACTGCTCCTGTGAAAGAAGAACCTCAACCATACATTGATGTCACTGGGAATTTGCAG GTTTGGAGTGTGAATGACCAGGAAAAGATTCTCATTCCTGCTGCAAATCAGTCAAAATTTTACAGTGGAGGTTGCTATATTTTTCAGTATTCATATCCAGGAGAAGACAGGGAAGAATATCTTATAGGAACATGGTTTGGGAAGAAGAGTGTTGAG GAGGAAAGAGCTTCTGCTATTTCATTGGCGAGCAAGATGGTTGAATCATTAAAGTTTCTACCTGCCCAG GCTCGCATCTTTGAAGGAAATGAGCCTATCCAGTTCTTTTCAATCTTCCAGAGCTTCATTGTATTTAAG GGTGGTCATAGCTCTGGTTACAAGAAATATATTGCTGAAAATGAACTCCCAGATGAGACATGCAAGGAGGATGGTGTTGCGTtattcagggttcagggttctgGACCTGATAATATGCAGGCTATACAAGTTGAGCCA GTTGCATCATCACTGAATTCCTCCTACTGTTACATATTACATAATGACTCCTCTGTTTTTACGTGGTCCGGAAACCTTACTACTTCAGAGGACCAGGAACTTATTGAAAGGCAGCTGGATTTGATAAAG CCAAATATGCAGTCTAAGCCACAAAAGGAAGGTTCGGAATCTGAACAATTTTGGGATCTGTTAGGAGGTAAATCTGAATATCCCAGTCAAAAACTTGCAAGGGAAGCTGAAAGTGATCCGCACCTATTCTCTTGCATATTTTCGAAAG GAAACCTGAAG GTTTCTGAGATATACAACTTCACCCAGGATGATTTAATGACtgaagatatttttatcttggATACTCACTCTGAGATCTTTGTCTGGGTGGGGCAACAGGTTGACTCCAAAAGCAAACTGCAAGCCTTAAGTATTGGAGAG AAATTTCTTGAGCATGATTTTCTGTTAAAGAAGTCATCCGGTGAAACTCCAATATATATTGTTATGGAAGGGAGTGAACCACCTTTCTTCACACGCTTCTTCACATGGGATTCTGCAAAATCTTCA ATGCATGGAAACTCATTCCAAAGGAAACTTGCAATTGTAAAAAATGGGGGTACTCCACTTCTAGAT AAACCCAAACGTAGAACACCCGTATCTTATGGAGGCAGATCTAGTGTACCTGACAAATCACAGCGTTCCAGAAGCATGTCTTTCAGTCCTGACAGAGTTCGAGTTAGGGGAAGGTCTCCAGCCTTCAATGCCCTAGCTGCTAATTTTGAGAACCCTAATGCCAGAAACCTTTCAACTCCACCACCAGTTGTAAGAAAGGTATATCCAAAGTCTGTGAGCCCTGATTCAGCAAAACTGGCTTCCAAATCTGCAGCTATAGCAGCATTGACTGCAAGTTTTGAACAACCACCACCAGCACGACAAGTTATTATGCCGCGGTCTGTCAAGG TGAGCCCTGAGACTCCAAAATCGACACCTGAGTCAAACTCTAAGGAGAAGCCTATAAGCATCAGAATCGAATCCCTGACCATACAGGAGGATGTGAAAGAGGGTGAAGCTGAAGATGAGGAAGGGCTCCCAATTTATCCATATGAACGCCTTAAAGTTGACTCGCCAAATCCTGTAACTGAAATTGATGTGACCAAGCGAGAG ACTTACCTCTCAGCAGCAGAATTTAGGGAGAAATTTGGGATGGCAAAGGATGCTTTCTATAAGTTGCCCAAATGGAAACAGAACAAGCTCAAAATGGCCCTTCAATTGTTCTGA